From the genome of Notolabrus celidotus isolate fNotCel1 chromosome 5, fNotCel1.pri, whole genome shotgun sequence, one region includes:
- the LOC117812740 gene encoding uncharacterized protein LOC117812740, with protein MDPQDPLQPQSSGALPLLWPETLPVQDHKWVSAALFKVGASGKLELRDSLQLWYNPPPPALLYHQAPTPDRFFSHRLFLWMPYRLWKVQSVCTNPSCTRHPLAGGGLHRRVRKVLDIDCFYVLATETLICSKCRSSYVSTGQNILQQLDLAHRSEFRVILTRKYACDIRVIRLMRERTLGNGPARIVRQLKENHSEINSSKM; from the exons ATGGACCCt CAGGACCCCCTTCAGCCACAGTCTTCTGGGGCACTCCCACTCTTGTGGCCAGAGACCCTCCCTGTGCAAGATCACAAGTGGGTGTCTGCAGCTCTTTTTAAGGTTGGAGCAAGTGGAAAGCTGGAGCTGCGTGACTCCCTACAGCTTTGGTACAATCCTCCACCACCAGCCCTGTTGTACCACCAGGCTCCCACCCCTGACCGTTTCTTCTCCCACCGTCTCTTCCTGTGGATGCCATATAGGCTGTGGAAGGTGCAGTCTGTTTGTACCAACCCTAGCTGTACAAGACATCCACTAGCTGGGGGTGGCTTGCACAGGAGAGTCAGGAAGGTGCTAGACATAGACTGCTTCTATGTCCTTGCTACAGAGACACTGATCTGCAGCAAGTGCAGAAGCAGCTATGTCTCTACTGGTCAAAACATCCTCCAGCAACTTGACCTGGCCCACCGATCCGAGTTCAGGGTCATCCTTACACGCAA GTACGCCTGTGACATACGTGTCATTCGCCTCATGCGTGAACGAACACTTGGAAATGGGCCTGCACGAATCGTCAGACAGCTGAAGGAAAACCACAGTGAG ATAAACTCcagcaaaatgtaa